One part of the Bacteroidales bacterium genome encodes these proteins:
- a CDS encoding transporter substrate-binding domain-containing protein encodes MLVFILNRVRYFIFFVFIFLFACVSKDSSIIKVKDKSRDLAQILTAGKIVAVTDFTSTNYFIYKGEPMGYQYDMLVALATELGVKLELIAENDPDEAMKMLKRGEVDIIATNLLGVAGNYKNFEFTESYQQTHQVLVQRKNFSKNTEIGNSIVRDQVSLANKTVYVKAKSVAVTVLKNISIENKIPITIKEYSDGLTEGLVDLVSSGKIDFAVCDETYARVEAPLYSNVDFETIIGTNQNVAWAVGKKSPDLLGKVNQWLKTFVKGLGYANVYNKYYDNPYMAIMIKSEYFYTTKGKLSVFDEQIKSESSRISWDWRLIASLIYQESKFNPYVKSESGAYGLMQFMPITAEYFGIAHEANPSLQLRMGVRYLKMLEKNMEDIRIPEKERLKFVLAAYNAGYGHILDARNLAKKYGKDPNVWDNNVGFFIQNKVDFCNDSVVRYGYLRGAETYRYVSEILERYDHYKNIIRQ; translated from the coding sequence ATGTTAGTATTTATCTTAAATAGAGTAAGGTATTTTATTTTTTTTGTTTTTATTTTTCTTTTTGCTTGTGTTTCCAAAGATTCGAGTATTATTAAAGTAAAAGATAAATCTCGCGATTTAGCGCAAATTCTTACCGCTGGAAAAATTGTAGCAGTTACTGATTTTACATCAACAAACTACTTTATTTACAAGGGTGAACCAATGGGATATCAGTATGATATGCTGGTTGCTCTGGCTACAGAATTGGGTGTGAAACTTGAGCTAATTGCTGAGAATGATCCCGATGAGGCAATGAAAATGCTAAAGAGGGGTGAGGTTGATATCATTGCAACTAATTTGCTAGGAGTAGCTGGTAATTATAAGAATTTTGAGTTCACGGAATCATACCAACAAACTCATCAGGTTCTTGTACAGCGAAAGAATTTTAGCAAAAACACCGAGATTGGTAATAGTATAGTTCGAGATCAAGTTTCTTTAGCCAATAAAACTGTTTATGTTAAGGCAAAGTCAGTGGCTGTAACTGTACTTAAAAACATTAGTATTGAGAATAAGATTCCGATTACAATTAAAGAATATTCTGATGGTTTAACTGAGGGTCTTGTTGATTTGGTGTCATCTGGGAAGATTGATTTTGCAGTTTGTGACGAGACTTATGCTAGGGTAGAAGCACCTTTATATTCTAATGTCGATTTTGAAACAATTATTGGAACTAATCAAAATGTTGCTTGGGCTGTGGGAAAAAAATCACCTGATTTACTCGGCAAGGTGAATCAATGGCTTAAAACATTTGTAAAGGGTTTAGGGTATGCTAATGTTTATAATAAGTACTACGATAATCCCTATATGGCAATTATGATTAAGAGCGAATATTTTTACACCACTAAGGGTAAACTATCGGTTTTTGACGAGCAGATTAAATCGGAGAGTAGTCGAATTAGCTGGGACTGGAGGTTAATAGCTTCGTTAATATATCAGGAATCGAAGTTTAATCCATACGTTAAATCGGAGAGCGGGGCTTACGGGTTAATGCAGTTTATGCCAATTACCGCAGAGTATTTTGGTATTGCTCATGAGGCAAATCCAAGTTTACAGCTAAGAATGGGTGTTCGTTACCTTAAGATGCTTGAGAAGAACATGGAGGATATCAGAATTCCCGAGAAGGAAAGATTGAAGTTTGTTTTAGCGGCTTATAATGCTGGTTATGGGCATATTCTTGATGCAAGAAATCTTGCCAAAAAATATGGCAAAGATCCAAATGTATGGGACAATAATGTTGGTTTTTTTATTCAGAATAAGGTTGATTTTTGCAACGATTCGGTTGTTCGTTATGGCTACCTAAGGGGAGCGGAAACTTATCGCTATGTAAGCGAGATTTTGGAACGTTACGACCACTACAAGAATATTATTAGGCAATAA